In Thermogemmata fonticola, the genomic stretch CACGCGTCCGTCCAGCAGGGCCTGTTGGATCGCTTTGGTGAAGACGCCGAAGCCGCCGAGGCTCGACAGCGCCGCGGCCTGGTCGCGGTCTCCGTGCGTCTCGAGGGGGACGATTTCGACGGGTCGGGGGGCGGCCAGGGGGGCCAAGCGGTCGGCCACCTGCTGCGCCTGCCACAGGGCCAGGGCACTGCCGCGCGTTCCGATCCGCAAGGGTGCAGTCATGGCACTGGCTCTCCGCTTCCGCGCCGCTTTTGGGGCTCTGCCGCTCCGCCGTCCGCCTCGCTTTCCCGCTCTGATCCCCGCGGCGCTCCGTGTTCCCGCAGCCACCGCTGCAAGCGCGCCACGCTCTCCGACGGCGGAAGAAAACCCGCTTCCAGCCGGTGCCGTTCCTGCGGTTCGTTCTCCGCTCGGTTCAGGGCCAGCCACACCGGCTGCCGGCTCTGCGGATCGTCGGCATAGCGCGGGAACAGATGCCAGTGCAAGTGCGGCACCTGATTGCCCAGCAGTTCGTAGTTCAGCTTGTGCGGCTGGAAGCAGGCTTCGATGGCCTCGGCCAGAAGGGCCATCTCTTCCAGAAAGGGCGTCCGGCGGGCACCGAGTTGGCTCAGCTCCGTGACATGCTCGCGGCTGACCAGCAGGCAGTAACCGGTGTAATACTGCCAGGGGCCGAGCACCGCCACGCTGTGGGGGAAGGCCCACACTTGCCGTGCGCCCCAGTGCTGCTGGGGGTCCGCCAGGGCTGCACACAGCGGGCAGGACGATGGTTCAGACATGCGGACCTCGCAGTCCTCCGAGCTGGTTCAGCCGGAAGGGGCACGGGGGAATGGAGCCGCGGCGCGTAAGCCCCTGCGGACCGTTAGAAGTCCCCGCCGCCATCGCCGCCGAAGTCGCCCCCACCGAAGTCGCCCCCGCCCCAGTCGCCGCCGCCCCAATCCCCACCGC encodes the following:
- a CDS encoding HIT family protein is translated as MSEPSSCPLCAALADPQQHWGARQVWAFPHSVAVLGPWQYYTGYCLLVSREHVTELSQLGARRTPFLEEMALLAEAIEACFQPHKLNYELLGNQVPHLHWHLFPRYADDPQSRQPVWLALNRAENEPQERHRLEAGFLPPSESVARLQRWLREHGAPRGSERESEADGGAAEPQKRRGSGEPVP